The window TTAAAATTGTCTCACATTCCATACTtaataaggagaaataaatttttgaagtCAGTAGATGATAAACTCTCTGAGGTCAGTCCtctgtcattcatttttatattgccACTGACAAGGGCAGTTAATTAGCACAAGGCAAAAGTTCAATGTATGTTTGTAGTAGGGTGAAATGGATGGACTAGTATCTGTAGGTTTCtaaaaaaacaacatatttctaataatttgAAAACATGTCAAAAGCTACCTTAAACAAggctttataatttaatatattaaatatgttaacATAAAAACAAGGCTGTTCAGTTAGATTGTAATTACAGTAGCTGGTTAAACTGAAGCAGCCAAGGCTGCAGTTTCCTAGTGCGGACTGTGGGCGCCGCTGTTGGCCAAAGTGGAGAGCTTGGGCACTGGCGATCTCCTCGCGCAGCCGCAGCGCACTTTCCCTATCAGACTCGCTAGCCCGAGCCTTTAACACCACTTCCtcctttggaaaagaagaaacccCGACCCTCACACAGGACTTACAGCCTTTTCGGAGCTCCGGACATCTGCGGCACAGAGATCATTTGTAATCCGGCGTCTCCGGGCTGGTGAGCAACCCGAGCGGAGCAAGAGGGATGGGGAGCCCCGCTGGAGAGAGGGGCTGGGCTGAGAGGTTGCCAGTGCTCTTTCCCTTCCTGCTGTCTTTGTTCTGCTGGGCGCTCTCGGAGCAGATCCGCTACCGGATTCCCGAGGAAATGCCCGAGGGTTCGGTGGTGGGGAACCTCGCCAAGGATTTGGGACTCAGCGTGCACGAGTTACCGACTCGACAACTGCGCATCAGTTTGGAGAAGCCTTACTTCACCGTGAGCGCCAAGAGCGGGGAGTTACTTGTGAGCAGCAGGCTAGACCGGGAGCAGATGTGCGGGAAGAAGTCAGCCTGTACTCTGGAATTTGAGGCTGTTGCTGAAAATCCGTTGAACTTTTATCACGTGAGTGTGGACGTCGAAGATATTAATGACCACACGCCAAAATTCACCCAAACTTCTTTTGATCTGCAAATAAGTGAGTCTACTGTGCCAGGCACTCGGTTTATACTAGAAGCAGCAGAAGATGCAGATATTGGCTTAAATGGTCTTCAGATTTATAAACTCTCTCTTAGCCCTCGtttctcattgataaataaagataaattagaTGGCAGTAAATACCCAGAACTGGCACTGGAGAAACGTTTAGACCGGGAACAACAGAGTTACCATTGTCTAGTTTTGACTGCCTTGGATGGTGGAGATCCGCCGCTCAGCGGCACCACTGAACTCCAGATCCAGGTCACTGATGCCAATGATAACCCCCCTGTTTTCAACCAGGACATATACAGAGTAAGCCTTCCAGAAAACGTGCCCCCAGGGACTGCAGTGCTGCAGGTGTCAGCCACTGACCAAGATGAGGGCATCAACTCTGAAATCACTTACTCCTTCTACAGGACAGGGCAAGTCTTCAGTCTGAATTCAAAGACCGGGGAAATCACAACTCTAAGGACGCTGGATTTCGAAGAAACCAAGGAATATTCTATAGTGGTAGAAGGGAGGGATGGTGGAGGACTGGCTGCGCAATGTACGGTAGAAATTAACATTCAAGATGAAAATGACAATAGTCCAGAAGTTACATTCCATTCTCTAACCGAAATGATTCTGGAAAACGGACCACCAGGAACGCTAATTGCTTTGATCAAAATACATGATCAAGATTCCGGGGAGAATGGGGAGGTTAATTGTCGATTAGAGGGTGAAGTTCCTTTTCAGATTACCTCTTCATCCAAAAATTCATATAAGTTAGTAATAGACGGGACTCTGGACCGAGAACAGACCCCTGAGTACAATGTCAGCATCACAGCCACCGACAGGGGAAAGCCGCCCCTCTCTTCTAGTATAAGCATCACCCTACACATCGGTGATGTCAACGACAACGCGCCAGTTTTCCACCAGGCCTCCTACGTGGTCCACGTGGCCGAAAACAACCCTCCTGGAGCCTCCATCGCCCAAGTCAGCGCCTCCGACCCCGACCTGGGGCCCAACGGCCGCGTCTCCTACTCCATCGTGGCCAGCGACCTGGAGCCACGGGCGCTGGCGTCCTACGTGTCGGTGAGCGCGCAGAGCGGCGTGGTGTTCGCGCAGCGCGCCTTCGACCACGAGCAGCTGCGCGCCTTCGAGCTGACCCTGCAGGCCCGCGACCAGGGCTCGCCCGCGCTCAGCGCCAACGTGAGCCTGCGCGTGTTGGTGGGCGACCGCAACGACAACGCGCCGCGGGTGCTGTACCCGGCGCTGGGGCCCGACGGCTCGGCGCTCTTCGACACGGTGCCGCGCGCCGCGCAGCCCGGCTACCTGGTCACCAAGGTGGTGGCGGTGGACGCCGACTCGGGACACAATGCCTGGCTGTCATACCACGTGCTGCAGGCCAGCGAGCCGGGACTCTTCAGCCTGGGGCTGCGCACGGGCGAGGTGCGCACGGCGCGTGCCTTGGGCGACAGGGACGCGGCCCGCCAGCGCCTGCTGGTCGCCGTGCGGGATGGGGGACAGCCGCCCCTGTCGGCCACAGCCACGCTGCTCCTGGTTTTCGCTGACAGCTTGCAGGAGGCGCTGCCAGACGTCAGCGAGCGCCAGGCGCCCGCTGATCCCCAGGCTGAGCTGCAGTTCTACCTGGTGGTGGCTTTGGCCTTGATCTCCGTGCTCTTCCTCCTCGCGGTGATTCTGGCGGTTGCCCTGCGCCTGGGACGCTCCTCCAGCTCCACCACCtggggctgccttcagcctggtCTGTGTGTCAAGTCCGGACCTGTGGTTCCTCCCAACTATAGTGAAGGGACTTTGCCTTATTCCTACAATTTGTGCGTTGCCCATACTGGAAAGACAGagtttaattttctgaaatgtaaCGAGCAGTTGAGTTCAGGACAAGATATACTACTCTGCAATGATTCATCTGGGGCCTTATTTCCACTTTATAATACTAATGAGTCGACTTCCGATCCTGAAACTCTAACCTCGGTGAGTTCTATTTAAGTATCTACTCCTTCTTGTCATCTATcaaatttttcatgtttatacGGAAATATATTGCATTTCTAAGAGTAGTGAGTTTTCTTAAGGATATTATAGCCCATCAGAAAGCTGTATTTCCATTCCTTAAAGATACTGGTGAGTTGGGAGTAGTTATGTGACACATAATACAGTAACACAAGTTCATATTTACAAAGTAGTGAGAGTGTGCTCCTTGCATCACAGCAAAAGTATTATAtcaatttcacattttttgtaGGTAATCAAATTTACCCACTCTTTGCCTCACTGAACTtgaatttttttacatataagtaAACATTAAATTTAAAGTAGGTGATCATTTAATTCATCCTTTAAAGCAAAGAAACTACTACTAGCCATCTTCTTTCCATAGTATAGCttccatctttttaaatgtttatttcacaTATGTAGTTCCTTATATCTACCTAGTCATGACTGTTGAATACTttaaaattgtaagaaaatagttgagtaggggagagggagagggcgacTCAGTGAACTCATCAGAAGATGCAATCACTATCTAAATTCCTtcaaattttcttgaatttaaaatcctcctcttaaaaaaataaaataaaatcttcctctTCCTGTTATAGTTAATAGacacttggcaaaaaaaaaaaaaaa is drawn from Vulpes lagopus strain Blue_001 chromosome 8, ASM1834538v1, whole genome shotgun sequence and contains these coding sequences:
- the LOC121497332 gene encoding protocadherin gamma-B5 isoform X18; the protein is MGSPAGERGWAERLPVLFPFLLSLFCWALSEQIRYRIPEEMPEGSVVGNLAKDLGLSVHELPTRQLRISLEKPYFTVSAKSGELLVSSRLDREQMCGKKSACTLEFEAVAENPLNFYHVSVDVEDINDHTPKFTQTSFDLQISESTVPGTRFILEAAEDADIGLNGLQIYKLSLSPRFSLINKDKLDGSKYPELALEKRLDREQQSYHCLVLTALDGGDPPLSGTTELQIQVTDANDNPPVFNQDIYRVSLPENVPPGTAVLQVSATDQDEGINSEITYSFYRTGQVFSLNSKTGEITTLRTLDFEETKEYSIVVEGRDGGGLAAQCTVEINIQDENDNSPEVTFHSLTEMILENGPPGTLIALIKIHDQDSGENGEVNCRLEGEVPFQITSSSKNSYKLVIDGTLDREQTPEYNVSITATDRGKPPLSSSISITLHIGDVNDNAPVFHQASYVVHVAENNPPGASIAQVSASDPDLGPNGRVSYSIVASDLEPRALASYVSVSAQSGVVFAQRAFDHEQLRAFELTLQARDQGSPALSANVSLRVLVGDRNDNAPRVLYPALGPDGSALFDTVPRAAQPGYLVTKVVAVDADSGHNAWLSYHVLQASEPGLFSLGLRTGEVRTARALGDRDAARQRLLVAVRDGGQPPLSATATLLLVFADSLQEALPDVSERQAPADPQAELQFYLVVALALISVLFLLAVILAVALRLGRSSSSTTWGCLQPGLCVKSGPVVPPNYSEGTLPYSYNLCVAHTGKTEFNFLKCNEQLSSGQDILLCNDSSGALFPLYNTNESTSDPETLTSQAPPNTDWRFSQAQRPGTSGSQNGDETGTWPNNQFDTEMLQAMILASASEAADGSSTLGGGAGTMGLSARYGPQFTLQHVPDYRQNVYIPGSNATLTNAAGKRDGKAPAGGNGSKKKSGKKEKK